A DNA window from Dehalococcoidia bacterium contains the following coding sequences:
- a CDS encoding Glu/Leu/Phe/Val dehydrogenase: MEDKSQALFCSVQSQLDDIGTMLKLDAGTKAFIRQPMKELTVSIPVKMDSGETRVFTGFRIQHNNARGPYKGGIRFHPEETVDTVRCLATWMSLKCAVVGIPLGGGKGGIICNPKEFSAGEMERLSRSYVRQIWELVGPDQDIPAPDVYTTPQIMAWMMDEYSKIKGYGNPGMITGKPISVGGSLGRGDATSRGGMYTIIEAAKHLKMTLKGAKVAIQGYGNAGSFAAQLLNEDTGCTIVAVSDSRGGIYSAKGLDPRKVLAHKEKTGSVVNFAGAKNITNEALLELDVDILLPSALEGVITADNAKNIKAKIIGELANGPTSADANEALYKRGIMVIPDILCNAGGVTVSYFEWVQGLYHFWWNETEVRQKLSEVMTKAFKDVLAESLKRKISMRKAAYVVAVGRIAEAMKLRGWV, encoded by the coding sequence ATGGAAGACAAATCACAGGCCCTTTTCTGCTCGGTGCAATCACAGCTGGACGATATAGGCACCATGCTCAAGCTAGATGCCGGCACCAAAGCCTTCATCCGCCAGCCGATGAAGGAACTCACCGTCTCTATTCCGGTCAAAATGGACAGTGGTGAAACCAGGGTTTTCACCGGCTTCCGCATCCAGCACAACAATGCCCGCGGCCCATACAAGGGCGGCATCCGCTTCCACCCTGAAGAGACAGTGGACACGGTGCGCTGTCTGGCTACCTGGATGTCTCTCAAGTGCGCCGTGGTCGGCATCCCGCTGGGCGGCGGCAAAGGCGGCATCATCTGCAACCCCAAGGAATTTTCGGCAGGCGAGATGGAAAGACTCTCCCGCAGCTACGTGCGCCAGATATGGGAGCTGGTCGGCCCCGACCAGGACATCCCGGCGCCCGATGTCTATACCACCCCGCAAATAATGGCCTGGATGATGGACGAGTATTCCAAGATAAAGGGATACGGCAATCCCGGCATGATAACCGGCAAGCCCATTTCCGTGGGTGGGTCGCTGGGACGTGGCGACGCCACTAGTCGCGGCGGCATGTACACCATCATCGAGGCCGCCAAACATCTCAAAATGACACTCAAGGGAGCCAAAGTAGCCATCCAGGGCTACGGCAATGCCGGCTCCTTCGCCGCTCAACTGCTCAATGAAGATACCGGCTGCACCATCGTGGCCGTGAGCGACTCCAGGGGCGGCATCTACAGCGCCAAGGGGCTCGACCCCCGCAAGGTGCTGGCGCACAAGGAAAAGACCGGCTCGGTGGTCAATTTCGCCGGCGCCAAGAACATCACCAATGAAGCCCTGCTGGAGCTCGACGTGGATATCCTGCTGCCATCAGCCCTGGAGGGCGTCATCACCGCGGACAACGCCAAGAACATAAAAGCCAAGATTATCGGCGAGCTAGCCAACGGCCCGACCTCCGCCGATGCCAATGAAGCCCTCTACAAAAGGGGCATCATGGTCATCCCTGACATTCTGTGTAATGCCGGCGGGGTTACTGTGTCCTACTTCGAGTGGGTGCAGGGCCTGTACCACTTCTGGTGGAATGAGACCGAGGTACGCCAGAAACTGTCCGAGGTAATGACCAAGGCCTTCAAGGATGTCCTGGCTGAGTCGCTCAAGCGCAAGATCAGCATGCGCAAGGCCGCTTACGTGGTGGCCGTCGGGCGCATCGCCGAGGCCATGAAACTGCGCGGCTGGGTGTAA
- a CDS encoding transcriptional regulator — protein MPNSREVTHYRYTQGKNSLKTRMRLIEGQAKGIEKMIEEERYCIDIVQQLNALSSAADRVALLILQSHIEGCVSDAIRERRGDDYIKELMATIRKAMER, from the coding sequence ATGCCAAATAGTAGAGAAGTTACCCATTACCGCTATACACAGGGAAAGAATTCTCTTAAGACGAGAATGAGGCTGATTGAAGGACAGGCCAAAGGTATTGAAAAGATGATTGAAGAGGAGCGCTACTGCATTGACATTGTTCAACAATTAAATGCGCTTTCCTCTGCTGCCGATAGGGTGGCGTTGTTAATACTTCAAAGTCATATAGAAGGTTGTGTCTCTGATGCGATTCGGGAACGGCGAGGGGATGATTATATTAAGGAGCTCATGGCTACAATTCGTAAGGCTATGGAACGCTAA
- a CDS encoding copper-translocating P-type ATPase — protein sequence MTDNISLKKITISVGGMTCASCVAHVEEALKGVRGVKTAVVNLATGKASVEYDPSQASLSSIKKAVDDIGYEVILSIASLRVTGMTCASCVANAQKAVGGLSGVYKVVVNLAAGTARVEYEPTITQLSEIIKAIKALGYSAEERTEGQDALDREKEVRQQEIRRQRINLIIAWSVGLLVMLGTFQPYWFLPRIIPAWMNNKVFLFFLTTPIVFGPGRQFFVNSWNGLKRGLTDMNLLYATGIGAAYLIAVINTFWPDAGFGGREATFYEAAVLLTAFIILGRYLEAITRGRTSEAIRRLMKLQPKKARVIRDGQAVEIPAEEVQINDLLQVRPGEAIPVDGKVFEGYSSVDQSMITGESMPVEKKADDEVIGGTINKTGAFSFKATRVGKDTALAQIIKLVEDAQTTKAPIQKLADKVAGNFILGVHALALIVFLFWFFIGYGLWFVPESRLILTPYVLAGMGVFGFSLLTSVTVLIISCPCAVGLATPSAIMAGSGKGAEYGILFKGAEAIENTAKIKFVIFDKTGTLTRGEPAVTDVLAAGNLTEDEVLQLAAAAEKNSEHPLGEAIVRGAKNRGLKEQVAESFNAIPGHGIEAVSNGHNILLGNRKLMTERNIDLEKQLPEAERLAGEGKTAMFVAVNGKLAGIVAVADTLKETSAIAVKELHRMGIRVAMITGDNRRTAEAIGKQVGIDRVLAEVLPEDKANEVKKLQAEGLKVAMVGDGINDAPALAQADVGIAIGSGTDVAKETGQVILVKDDLLDVVAALQIGRQTLRLIKQNLFWAFGYNMLSIPIGAGLLYPFFAQMVSPELAALLMATSSISVTMNTLRMRGYIPQIRRNEQGKTPVSGRVPEHVASH from the coding sequence ATGACTGATAATATAAGCTTGAAGAAAATTACTATATCTGTTGGCGGTATGACATGCGCTTCCTGTGTAGCTCATGTTGAGGAAGCTCTCAAAGGAGTGCGCGGCGTAAAGACAGCCGTAGTCAATCTGGCCACGGGTAAGGCATCTGTCGAATATGACCCATCGCAAGCATCCCTTTCGAGCATCAAAAAGGCAGTAGATGATATAGGATATGAAGTTATCTTGAGTATTGCAAGTCTGCGAGTAACTGGCATGACCTGCGCATCGTGCGTTGCTAACGCCCAGAAGGCAGTGGGTGGTCTGTCGGGCGTGTATAAGGTTGTGGTCAACCTGGCTGCGGGCACCGCTCGCGTTGAATACGAGCCAACGATAACACAACTCTCTGAGATAATAAAAGCGATAAAGGCGCTCGGCTACAGCGCGGAGGAACGAACGGAGGGGCAGGATGCCCTGGACAGGGAAAAGGAAGTGCGCCAGCAGGAGATACGCCGCCAGCGCATCAATCTGATAATCGCCTGGTCGGTCGGCTTGCTGGTGATGTTGGGTACTTTCCAGCCCTATTGGTTTTTACCCAGAATAATACCGGCGTGGATGAACAACAAGGTATTCCTATTCTTCCTGACCACGCCTATCGTTTTCGGCCCGGGCAGACAATTCTTTGTCAACAGCTGGAACGGGTTGAAACGTGGCCTGACCGATATGAACCTGCTCTACGCTACCGGTATCGGTGCCGCTTATCTCATCGCCGTTATCAATACTTTCTGGCCTGACGCTGGCTTTGGTGGCAGGGAAGCGACCTTTTACGAAGCCGCAGTTCTGCTCACCGCCTTTATCATCTTGGGCCGCTACCTGGAGGCAATTACGAGGGGGCGCACTTCAGAGGCTATCCGGCGGCTGATGAAACTCCAGCCAAAAAAGGCCAGAGTAATAAGGGATGGACAGGCCGTGGAGATTCCTGCCGAGGAGGTCCAGATAAATGACCTGCTGCAGGTCCGTCCGGGAGAGGCTATCCCTGTGGATGGTAAAGTATTCGAGGGATACTCTTCAGTTGACCAGTCAATGATTACCGGCGAAAGCATGCCCGTTGAGAAAAAGGCGGATGATGAGGTGATCGGGGGCACCATCAATAAGACGGGAGCCTTCAGTTTCAAAGCTACCCGAGTGGGTAAAGACACGGCGCTGGCCCAGATTATCAAGCTGGTGGAGGATGCTCAGACAACCAAAGCCCCAATTCAAAAACTGGCGGACAAGGTTGCCGGGAATTTCATTCTGGGCGTCCACGCCCTGGCACTCATCGTATTTTTGTTCTGGTTTTTCATAGGCTATGGTCTATGGTTTGTCCCGGAGAGTCGGCTGATACTTACCCCTTACGTTCTGGCCGGAATGGGAGTATTCGGCTTCTCTTTGCTCACGTCAGTGACCGTGCTCATCATCTCATGCCCGTGCGCCGTAGGGCTCGCTACGCCCAGCGCAATCATGGCAGGAAGCGGCAAGGGGGCAGAGTACGGCATACTATTCAAAGGGGCCGAAGCTATCGAGAATACCGCCAAAATCAAGTTTGTTATCTTCGATAAGACGGGTACGCTCACCAGAGGCGAGCCTGCGGTGACCGATGTTCTGGCTGCAGGCAATCTGACCGAGGACGAAGTACTCCAGCTGGCGGCGGCGGCCGAGAAAAACTCCGAGCATCCGCTGGGCGAGGCCATTGTTCGAGGTGCCAAAAATCGAGGCTTAAAAGAACAGGTCGCCGAGAGCTTTAATGCTATCCCCGGACATGGAATCGAAGCCGTGTCAAACGGCCATAATATACTGCTGGGCAACAGGAAGTTGATGACAGAGCGGAACATTGACCTTGAAAAGCAGCTGCCCGAGGCAGAGCGTCTCGCGGGTGAAGGCAAAACAGCCATGTTTGTGGCTGTGAACGGGAAGCTGGCAGGTATTGTAGCGGTAGCGGACACTCTCAAAGAAACCTCTGCCATAGCAGTAAAAGAATTGCATCGCATGGGCATCCGGGTGGCTATGATAACAGGAGACAATCGCCGCACTGCTGAGGCTATCGGAAAGCAGGTAGGCATCGACCGCGTGCTGGCGGAGGTGCTTCCGGAAGATAAGGCTAATGAGGTGAAGAAACTTCAGGCGGAGGGGTTGAAGGTGGCTATGGTCGGCGACGGTATTAATGACGCCCCGGCACTTGCTCAAGCTGACGTAGGCATTGCTATTGGCTCAGGCACAGATGTAGCCAAGGAGACAGGGCAGGTCATTTTGGTTAAAGACGATCTTTTGGACGTGGTGGCTGCCCTGCAAATAGGCCGTCAGACTCTGCGTCTGATAAAACAGAATTTATTCTGGGCCTTTGGCTATAACATGCTATCTATTCCCATCGGGGCAGGACTGCTCTACCCTTTCTTTGCTCAAATGGTGAGCCCTGAACTTGCGGCTCTCCTGATGGCTACCAGTTCAATATCTGTAACTATGAATACCTTGCGCATGCGAGGCTACATTCCGCAAATACGGCGTAATGAGCAGGGCAAGACTCCCGTGTCTGGTAGAGTGCCGGAACATGTAGCTAGTCATTAA
- a CDS encoding YHS domain-containing protein: MAVAIDPVCKMKVDESKPAATSEYKGKKYYFCAVGCKKSFDKNPEKYLGASSTGGSKGCCC, translated from the coding sequence ATGGCTGTAGCAATCGATCCCGTTTGTAAAATGAAGGTGGATGAATCCAAACCGGCGGCGACCTCGGAATACAAGGGCAAGAAGTATTATTTCTGCGCCGTAGGCTGTAAAAAGTCCTTCGACAAGAACCCTGAAAAGTACCTTGGGGCTAGCAGCACTGGCGGCTCTAAGGGTTGTTGCTGTTAG
- a CDS encoding sulfite oxidase-like oxidoreductase, which yields MASPEVIYSSDTKRPNRVPPGQHPVKDWPVLHYGNVPRIETHKWTFSISGLVEKDLKLSYDEFAALPKFKVFSDIHCVTTWSRLDNMWEGPGSKTVADLVKIKPGARFVIVHGAGGFTTNLPLSDFLAEDVLFAFTHDDKPLTDEHGGPVRLIVPRLYFWKSAKWATGIEFSAEDHPGFWERAGYHNHGDPWTEERRQ from the coding sequence ATGGCAAGCCCGGAAGTAATTTATAGTTCGGATACCAAGCGTCCAAACCGGGTTCCGCCCGGACAGCACCCGGTAAAAGACTGGCCGGTGCTGCATTACGGGAATGTGCCTCGCATAGAAACCCATAAATGGACATTCTCAATTTCCGGGCTGGTTGAGAAAGATCTGAAATTGAGCTACGACGAATTCGCGGCGCTGCCAAAATTTAAAGTCTTTTCGGATATACATTGCGTTACCACCTGGTCGCGCCTGGATAATATGTGGGAGGGTCCAGGTTCCAAAACCGTCGCTGACCTTGTTAAGATCAAACCCGGAGCCAGGTTTGTCATCGTGCATGGCGCAGGCGGCTTTACCACGAACCTGCCACTTTCAGATTTTTTGGCTGAAGATGTGCTTTTCGCTTTCACGCATGACGACAAACCGCTGACCGACGAGCACGGCGGCCCGGTAAGACTGATAGTCCCCAGGCTGTATTTCTGGAAGAGCGCCAAGTGGGCGACTGGTATCGAATTCAGCGCGGAAGACCATCCCGGATTCTGGGAGCGTGCCGGTTATCATAACCACGGGGACCCCTGGACGGAAGAGCGCCGGCAGTGA
- a CDS encoding superoxide dismutase, giving the protein MTYAAKDYSRLTGMAGFSDTLLANHFTLYQGYVINTNKVMDALAGMLKDDQVATPQYAELKRRLGWEFNGMRLHELYFENLGGNSMLDKSGKLATKLTGEFGSLEAWEKDFRAIGSMRGIGWAILYHDNLSGRFFNQWINEHDGGHPAGCVPILVMDVFEHAFMLDYGLKRAAYIDAFFKNIDWISVEGRIK; this is encoded by the coding sequence ATGACATACGCGGCTAAAGATTATTCCAGGTTAACAGGGATGGCGGGTTTCAGCGACACGTTACTTGCAAATCACTTCACTCTGTACCAGGGTTATGTGATCAATACCAACAAAGTGATGGATGCGCTGGCTGGCATGCTCAAAGACGACCAGGTTGCCACTCCGCAGTACGCCGAACTCAAGCGGCGGCTGGGCTGGGAGTTCAACGGCATGCGCCTGCACGAGCTTTATTTTGAGAATCTGGGCGGTAACTCGATGTTGGACAAATCTGGCAAGCTGGCCACGAAACTCACTGGCGAGTTTGGCAGTCTGGAGGCATGGGAGAAGGATTTCAGGGCTATCGGCTCCATGCGCGGCATTGGCTGGGCCATCTTATACCATGACAATCTGTCCGGCAGGTTTTTCAACCAGTGGATTAACGAACATGATGGAGGGCATCCGGCAGGCTGCGTTCCTATTCTGGTGATGGATGTCTTCGAACATGCATTTATGCTCGATTACGGCCTCAAGCGCGCAGCATATATAGACGCTTTTTTCAAGAATATCGATTGGATATCAGTCGAGGGGCGTATTAAATAA
- the nth gene encoding endonuclease III, with translation MSVTRADDAIEVMQRLERVYPHARIALNFSNPLELLVATILSAQSTDVGVNKVTPALFARYKSASDYANADVLELEGLIKSTGFYHNKAKSIMGAATVLVRDFGGNVPKTMAEIITLPGVARKTGNVVLFNAHGVTEGIAVDTHVIRLSNRLGLSHEEDPVKIEQDLMKQVPKEKWGSFAYLLIDHGRAVCIARNLKCDICVLNDICPSAFRV, from the coding sequence ATGAGTGTCACCAGAGCGGATGATGCTATAGAAGTCATGCAAAGATTAGAGAGGGTTTATCCGCACGCGCGGATAGCCCTCAACTTTTCCAATCCGCTGGAGCTCTTGGTAGCCACTATTCTTTCCGCTCAAAGCACGGACGTTGGCGTGAACAAGGTCACTCCCGCTCTCTTTGCCCGATATAAGTCAGCCTCCGATTATGCCAATGCGGATGTTTTGGAACTGGAGGGCCTGATAAAATCGACCGGTTTCTATCACAACAAGGCTAAGAGCATCATGGGCGCCGCAACGGTATTAGTCAGGGACTTCGGCGGCAATGTCCCGAAGACGATGGCTGAGATTATCACATTGCCGGGCGTGGCGCGCAAGACGGGCAATGTGGTGCTTTTCAACGCCCATGGTGTGACCGAAGGGATAGCCGTTGATACGCACGTCATCCGGCTTTCCAACAGGCTGGGATTGAGCCATGAAGAAGACCCTGTTAAGATAGAGCAGGACCTGATGAAACAGGTGCCCAAGGAAAAGTGGGGGTCATTCGCTTATCTGTTGATTGACCACGGCAGGGCAGTTTGCATCGCCCGTAATCTGAAGTGCGATATCTGCGTTTTGAACGATATTTGCCCGTCGGCGTTTAGGGTCTGA
- a CDS encoding TatD family deoxyribonuclease, translating to MPELSPQKAIRLIDSHAHLDMSRFDADRDVVIQRATQAGVTSIINVGIDLASSQKAIEMAQRYPTVLAAVGIHPQEVKNISENEIGALADLARKPEVVAIGEIGLDFYRDYAPHEQQIKALKWQLALADEMQLPAIIHCRQAEKEILEVLTDWRARHSSSTKSAGVIHCFNGTLKLAENYLNLGFYISLGAYIGYPSSRAFREVVKQLPTDRLLTETDCPFLPPQSHRGQRNEPAYVVEIAKELANIKEMRLEEVSALTSANAARLFGIPDLSK from the coding sequence ATGCCTGAATTATCGCCACAGAAGGCCATACGGCTGATAGACAGCCATGCGCACCTGGATATGTCCCGCTTCGATGCCGACCGCGACGTAGTCATACAGCGAGCGACACAGGCGGGAGTGACCTCTATTATCAATGTGGGCATCGACCTCGCCTCAAGCCAAAAAGCCATAGAGATGGCACAGCGATACCCTACAGTTCTGGCCGCTGTTGGCATACATCCGCAAGAGGTTAAAAACATATCTGAAAATGAAATCGGCGCTCTCGCCGACCTCGCACGCAAGCCAGAGGTTGTAGCCATCGGCGAAATCGGACTGGATTTTTACCGCGATTACGCCCCGCACGAGCAACAAATCAAGGCATTAAAATGGCAACTGGCTCTGGCCGATGAAATGCAGCTACCTGCAATCATCCATTGCCGTCAAGCTGAGAAGGAAATACTAGAAGTTCTAACCGATTGGAGAGCAAGACACAGCTCCTCAACCAAATCCGCAGGTGTTATCCACTGTTTTAACGGAACTCTCAAGCTGGCAGAAAATTACCTTAATCTCGGGTTTTACATTTCTCTTGGAGCTTATATCGGCTATCCGTCATCCAGGGCTTTCCGCGAGGTAGTTAAACAACTGCCGACGGACAGGTTGCTCACTGAGACGGATTGCCCGTTTCTGCCTCCACAGAGCCATCGCGGACAACGCAACGAACCGGCTTATGTGGTGGAAATTGCAAAAGAATTAGCCAATATTAAAGAGATGAGACTAGAAGAGGTCTCCGCTCTTACTTCAGCCAATGCAGCGCGACTGTTCGGGATTCCTGATTTATCCAAATAA